The DNA sequence GGGTGGAGCTGGCCGCGCTGGACCGGGCGGGCGCGCTGGGCGAGCTGGACGGCGACTCCGGGTGGGACGAGGACGCGTGGGGCGAGGCGCTGGACGCGTACTGGGACGCGCACGAGGAGATCGGGACCGGTCCCGACGCGCGCGGTCCGAAGCTGCTGAAGATCGAGGAGGACCCGGCGCACGGGCTGTGGCGGGTCTGGCAGGCGTTCGCCGACCCGGCGGGCGATCACGACTGGGGCATCCAGGCCGAGGTGGATCTCGCGGCGTCCGACGAGGAGGGCCGGGCGGTCGTCCGGGTCACCGAGGTCGGTCAGCTGTGAGGGCACCCCTGAGAGACGAGTGGAGAGGTACGGCATGACGAACCCGGCCGAGCGCCTGGTCGACCTGCTCGACCTGGAGCGGATCGAGGTCAACATCTTCCGCGGCCGCAGTCCCGAGGAGTCCCTGCAACGGGTCTTCGGCGGGCAGGTCGCGGGCCAGGCGCTGGTGGCTGCGGGCCGCACGACGGACGGGGAGCGGCCGGTGCACTCGCTGCACGCCTACTTCCTGCGGCCGGGCCGTCCAGGAGTGCCGATCGTGTACCAGGTGGAGCGGGTGCGGGACGGCCGGTCCTTCACCACCCGGCGGGTGACGGCCGTCCAGGAGGGCCGGACGATCTTCAACCTGACGGCGTCGTTCCACCGCCCCGAGGAGGCGGGCTTCGAGCACCAGCTGCCGCCGGCCCGGATCGTCCCGGACCCGGAGGAGCTGCCGACGGTCGCCGAGGAAGTGCGCGAGCACCTCGGCGTGCTGCCGGAGGCGCTGGAGCGGATGGCCCGGCGGCAGCCCTTCGACATCCGTTACGTCGACCGGCTGCGCTGGACGAAGGACGAGATCAAGGACGCGGATCCGCGGAGCGCGGTGTGGATGCGGGCGGTGGGCCCGCTGGGCGACGACCCGCTGGTGCACACCTGCGCGCTGACGTACGCGAGCGACATGACGCTGCTGGACGCGGTCCGCATCCCGGTGGAGCCGCTGTGGGGTCCGCGCGGCTTCGACATGGCCTCGCTGGACCACGCGATGTGGTTCCACCGGCCGTTCCGGGCGGACGAGTGGTTCCTGTACGACCAGGAGTCGCCGATCGCCACGGGCGGCCGGGGGCTGGCGCGGGGCCGGATCTACGACCGTTCGGGTCAGCTGCTGGTGTCGGTGGTGCAGGAGGGGCTGTTCCGGCGGCTGACGAGCGACTAAGGGCTGTCCCGTAATTCCCGGTGGATAAGCGCGCGGCGTCAGATGCGGTGCATCGCAAGGCGGAGGGACGTCCGCATACTGGATGTATGTGGACGTTCCGACAACGCGGCGAGGTGCCGTAGCTGTCGTCGCGCGCCCGCCGGGAATTGCGGGACAGCCCTTGGAGCACGGTTCTACGTGCCGGGCAGCGGGTCCTGGTCGACCTCGTGGCGGCGGGTGCGGATGTCCGGCGGCGCCGGGTGCAGCTTGGCGTCGCAGGACGGTCCGAGGCCGGCCCGGCGCGAGTCGGTCCCGGTGAGGGGCCGGCCGCAGAGGCGGCAGCGGACGAGGCGGCGGCCCCGGTGCTGCTCGCCTTCGTCGGCGGGGCCCGGGGCGGCGGCTCCGGCGGCACCGGGCAGCGGTTCGGGAAGGGCGTCGGGAATCTCCACACGCCGATCCTGCCAGTACGGCATCGCGGCCGGCGCCTTCGCCGGGGCGGTCCCGGGAGTCCCCGAGCCGGTCCCAGCAGCGCCGGAGAGGCTCTTCCGTCCCCGGTGTACCGCCTGGATGCCGACCTCGCGGCCGTCGGACAGCGCGTAGTCGGGCACTCCCGCTCCGGGTGCGCGACGCGCGTCCGGGCGCCGGGACCGGGTCCCGCGCCCGGTTTGCCGAACGGGGGCGGGGCCGTGTTACTGGAGTGAGCCCCCGGGGCCCTCGGGGCCACCGGCCGGGTGAAGCGCCGTTCGACGGGGCCGGGAGCCGCGGAGGTACCGGAATGGACATGATCCACATCCGCGCGGTGAGCCCGCCGGACCTGACCGACGAGGTCGTCGGCCTGCTCTCGGGCGACCCCTGCGTGCTCAATCTCATCGTCCAGCGCGATGTCGCGCGCCGTCCGGACGGCGACTCCATCGCCTGCGACGTGCTGACAGGGGCGGCGAACGACGTGCTGCACCGCTTGCGCGCCGTCCGGCTGGACCAGCGTGGATCCCTCGTCATCGAGCCGGTCGACATGGCCTTCTCCGGCGCCGCCACCGAAGGGGGACAGCGCGAGCTGGGGCCGCTGAGCCGGGCCCCGGTCTGGGAGCAGGTCGAGGCGCGCATCAGATCCGGCGGGCGGTACCCGCCGAGCTTCTTTCTCTATCTGGTCGTCGCCGGGCTGATCGGTTCGGTCGGCATCGTCACCAACTCGCAGATCCTGATCGTGGCGGCGATGGTCGTCGGGCCGGAGTACGGCGCCATCGTCAGCGTGGCGCTGGGGATCGACCGGGGCCATCGGGCCATGGTGCGCAGCGGGCTGGCCGCCATGGGGGCCGGTTTCCTCCTCACCATCGTCACCACGTTCCTCTTCGCCCTCCTCGTCCGCGGTTTCGGGATGCAGTCGGAGGCCTTCGACCGGGGTCTGCGCCCCGTCTCCCATCTCATCAACACACCGAACTTCTTCTCGGTCGCCGTCGCGACCCTGGCCGGGATCGTCGGGATCGTGTCACTCACCGAGGCCAGGAGCAGCGCCCTGCTCGGCGTGTTCATCTCCGTGACGACGATCCCGGCCGCGGCGGACATCGCCGTCTCCACGGCGTTCACCAGTTGGTCCGACGTACGGGGCTCGGCCATCCAGCTCGTGGTGAACATCCTGGTGCTGATCGTGGTGGGCACGGCCACGCTCAAGGCCCAGCGGGCGATCTGGCAACGGGTCGGACTCCGGCGTGACCGTGGCCGCCGACTCGCGGAAGAGGCCTGACGGACTGCCGTGGAGAGCCTGACGGGCTGCCGAAGAGACCTGACGTACTCCGGAAGGATCACCTCGGGGACCGGGAAGCCGCGGCGCCGCCGGGCCCCCGGGGCGGGGAGGCGTCTTCGACCGGGCGATCGCACGCTCGCGGAGTCGTACCCGGACCGCGACGAGTTCGATCAGCGGGCGCCGGCCGACGCGGTGGCCTCGGCGCGGCTGCCGGCGGACGTCCCGGGAGGCCGCGCGAACGGTCCTCCGGGGCCGGGCGGCTGACCTTCCGCACCGAAGGGCGTGTCCCCGGCGGTGGCCGGGCGTCCCGGTCCGCCGGTGCGTGGTATCCCGGCGTGAACCCGTGCCCCGCCCCCTTCCCCAGCCGGGGATCTTCACGCCGAGGAGTTCCACCTATGCCGGCCACGTCTCCGGGCACACCCGTCGCGGCGCCGGAGGACCCGTACGCACCGGTCCGCACGCGCGGGTACGCGGGGCTGCTGCTGATGGCGGCCGTTCTCGGGGTGCCGGTCTCCGCGGTCGCGTTCGGATTCCTGGCCCTGGTCTCGGAGCTCCAGTCGCTGACGTACACGGAGCTGCCGCGGGCGATGGGCTTCGAGGAGACGCCGTCGTGGTGGCCCGTACCGCTGCTCGGCGTCGCGGGTCTCCTGGTCGGCCTCACCATCCGCCGGCTGCCGGGCGGGGGCGGGCACCGGCCGGCGGACGGGCTGGTGTCCACCGGCGCCCCGGCCGCGGCGGATCTGCCCGGCATCGTCCTGGCGGCGCTGCTCTCGCTGGGTGCGGGCGCCGTGCTCGGGCCGGAAGCACCCCTGATCGCGCTGGGCGGCGGGCTGGCCGTCTGGGCGGCGGGGCGCGTCAAAGGGGACCTGACACCGCGGGCGCGGTCCCTGGTCGGGGCCTCGGGGAGCTTCGCCGCGGTGAGCGCCCTGCTGGGATCCCCGCTGCTGGGCGCCTTCCTGCTGATGGAGGTGTCGGGGCTGGCCGGGCCGATGCTGGGCGTGGTGCTGGTCCCCGGGCTGCTCGCCGCGGGGATCGGCGCGCTGATGTTCACGGGGCTGGGTTCCTGGACGGGCCTGGGAACCTACTCGCTGACGTTGGGCGAGGTGCCGTCGCCGGCGCCCCCCGACATCGCGGGGTTCGGGTGGGCGCTGGTTCTCGGTGTCGTAGCCGCCTTCGCCGGCGCGGGCATCCGCCGGCTCTCGCTGGCTCTGCGGGATCGCGTGGAGCGGCGGACGGTGGTGGCCACGGCGGTGATGGGGCTGGTCATCGGCGGGCTCGCGCTGGCGTACGCCGAGACGTCCGGCAAGGACGGTTCCGAGGTGCTGTATTCGGGTGAGCACGAGCTGGGCCATCTCCTGTCCGGGAGCGCGGGGTATTCGGTCGGTGCGCTGGTCCTGCTCATCGTCTGCAAGTCCTTCGCCTACTGCGCCTCGTTGAGCTGTTTCCGGGGCGGCCCCGTCTTTCCCGCGATGTTCGTGGGCGCGGTGGGGGGCATCGCGCTGTCCCATCTGCCGGGTCTGGATCTCACCGCGGGGTTCGCGATGGGCGTCGGGGCCATGTGCGTGGCGATGCTGCGGCTGCCGATGACCTCGGTGCTCCTGGCGACGCTCCTGCTGGGCAAGGAAGGTCTCACCGTGATGCCCCTGGTGATCGTGTCGGTGGTGGTGGCGTACGTGGTCACCCTCCGGTTGACACCGGCGCCGGTCGCCGGACCGCGGCCGGAGACCGGGTGACCTCACGCGCGCCCGGTGTCGGGCGGCGCGTCCGGGTAGGGGAGGGAGACCGTGGGAAATGACGTTTCGCCGGGGTGGAGCACCCGTGCACCCTGGAGGAAAGAGCCTCCGCCGCGGGCCGTACGGTGCCTTGCGACCCCTGCCCTGTGAAAGGACCCCCGCGCATGACCGAGATCGTCCATGTGTCCGCTCCCGAGCTGGTCACGTACGCCGACGACCTGGCCGGCCTCCTGGCCGAGACCGTCGACGAGGGGTCCTCGGTGGGCTTCCTCGCCCCGTTGGACCGGGAGACGGCCGCCGCCTGGTGGCGCGAGCGGGCCGGCGACGTGGAGACGGGGCGGATCGGCATCTGGATCGCACGTGAGGGCGGTCGGGTCTCCGGGACGATCGCCCTGGTCCGCGCTCCGCTGCCCAACGCCCGGCATCGCGCGGAGGTCGCCAAGCTCATGGTCCGGCCCTCCGCGCGCGGCCAGGGGCTCGGCGGGGCTCTGCTGTCCGCGGTCGAGGCGTACGCGGCGACCGAGGGCATCACACTGCTGATCCTGGACACCGAGAGCGGCAGCCTGGCCGAGCAGGTCTACTGCCGGGCGGGCTGGACGAAGGTCGGGAGTGTGCCGGGATACGCGGCGGATCCGGCGGGCAGCCTCAAGCCGACCACTTTCTACTACAAGGAGCTCGCCGCTCCGTGAGCGGCGGGCGGCACCATGGGCACCACCACGCACTGATCAGGGAGAGTTTCATGACGCTGCACGACATTCCGCTGCGCACCCTCGCGGGCGAGCCGACCACACTGGGCGCGTACAGCGGCCGGGCCGTCCTCTTGGTGAACGTGGCCTCCAAGTGCGGTCTCACTCCGCAGTACGAGGGCCTGGAGCGGCTGCAGCAGAACTACGGGGACCGGGGCCTGACCGTGCTCGGCGTCCCGTGCAACCAGTTCGCCGGGCAGGAGCCGGGCAGCGCGGAGGAGATCCAGACCTTCTGCTCGACGACGTACGGGGTCACCTTCCCGCTGCTGGAGAAGATCGACGTCAACGGTGCGGACCGGCACCCGCTGTACGTGGAGCTGACGAAGCTGGCGGACGCGGACGGGGAGGCCGGGGACGTCCAGTGGAACTTCGAGAAGTTCCTCATCTCGCCGGCCGGTGAGCCGGTGGCCCGGCTCCGTCCGCGCTCCGAGCCCGAGGCCACGGAGGTCGTGGCGGCGATCGAGGCGCAGCTGCCGGGCTGAGCACGGGGACGGGGGCGGTCCGGGACCCGTACGTTCCGGACCGCACCCGTCCTGTCGCGGCTAGGGCGTGTTTCGAAAGTATCGTCGTCCGCCCGGAGGGCGGGCCGAGCAGGCGAGAATTTCGAAACACGCCCTAGCGGATCGGCATGCCCGACAGCGTGCGGGCGATCACCAGGCGCTGGATCTCGCTGGTGCCCTCGAAGATGGTGTAGATGGCCGCGTCGCGGTGCATGCGCTCGACCGGGTACTCACGGGTGAAGCCGTTGCCGCCGAGGATCTGGATCGCCTGCGCGGTGACGTCCCGGGCGGTCTCGCTCGCGTACAGCTTCGACATGGAGCCCTCGGCCGAGGTGAACGGCTTTCCGGTGGCGGCCATCCAGGAGGCGCGCCAGACCAGCAGCCGGGCCGCGTCGATCCGGGTGCGCATGTCGGCGAGCTGGAAGGCGATGCCCTGGTTGTCGATGATCGGGCGGCCGAACTGGCTGCGGGTCCTCGCGTAGTCGAGGGCGACCTCGTAGGCCGCGCGGGCGGTGCCCACGGCCATGGCGCCGACGGCGGGGCGGGAGGCCTCGAAGGTGGCCATCGCCGCGTTCTTGACGCGCTCGCCGCCGGCCCTGGCGCGCTCCCGCGCCCGGGCGAGGCGCTCGTCGAGCTTCTCCTTGCCGCCGAGCAGGCAGTGTCCGGGGACGCGGACGTCCTCCAGGACCACCTCGGCGGTGTGGGAGGCGCGGATGCCGTGCTTCTTGAACTTCTGGCCCTGGGAGAGGCCGGGGGTGTTCGGCGGCACGATGAAGGAGGCGTGGCCCTTGGAGCCGATGTCGGGGTCGACGACGGCGACGACGACGTGGACATTGGCTATGCCGCCGTTGGTCGCCCAGGTCTTGGTGCCGTTGAGGACCCACTCGTCCTTGGCCTCGTCGTAGACGGCCCGGGTGCGCATCGAGGCGACGTCCGATCCGGCGTCGGGCTCGGAGGAGCAGAAGGCGGCGACCTTCACGTCGTCGGCGTCGCCGTACATCTGCGGGATCCAGGTGCCGATCTGCTCCTCGGTGCCGTTGGCGAGGACGCCGACGGCCGCCAGGCCCGTACCGACGATCGACAGGGCGATGCCCGCGTCGCCCCAGAAGAGCTCTTCCATGGCCATGGGGATGCCGAGGCCCGTAGGGTCGAAGAACTGCTGGGCGTAGAAGTCCAGGGAGTAGATGCCGACCTTGGCCGCTTCCTGGATGACGGGCCAGGGCGTCTCCTCGCGCTCGTCCCACTCCGAGGCGGCGGGGCGGATGACGTCCGCGGCGAAGCCGTGGAGCCACTCCCTGACCTGCTTCTGGTCGTCGTTGAGATCGAGCGTGAACTCGGCCATGTTCCCCTCCAGGCACTGCGGCGAAAACCATATGTTACTTGCGGTAACCACAGTCTGTTACCGACAAGTAGGTACTGTCAACCATCACGGAGCCGATCAGGCGTCCGGCCTGCGGAGTGTTACGTTGCGCGGGCGTGCACAGGCAGAGGCGGTGCGACGGCACCACGTGGCCAGGGGTGGGAGAGACGACATGGAGACCGCACGAAGCGCCGAGCGACAGCGGACCGCGGCCGAGCGCCGTCGCCGCGAGTTGCTGGAAGCGGCGGACCGGGTGGTGCTCAGGGACGGACCGCAGGCCTCGATGAACGCCATCGCCGCCGAGGCCGGGATCACCAAACCCATCCTCTACCGCCACTTCGGGGACAAGGGCGGCCTCTACCGCGCCCTCGCCAAGCGCCACACCGACGCACTGCTCAGCGCCCTGCGAGCCGCCCTGGACGCGCCCGCCGACCGGCGCGAGCGGGTGGAGTCCACGCTCGACACCTATCTCGCGGCGATCGAGGCCCGCCCGCAGGTCTACCGCTTCCTGATGCATCCCGCCGACGGTGCCGCCGCCGACACGGCCCCCTCCCCCGAGCAGGGCTTCGACGTCGGCCGGCACTCCGCCCCGCTGCTGCGCCGCCTCGGCGAGGAGCTGGGCCAGGTGATCGCCGAGCGGGTCGACCTGGGCCCGGACAGCGAGCAGACGGCACGCATCTGGGGGCACGGGATCGTGGGCATGATGCACGCCGCGGGCGACTGGTGGCTCGGCGACCGGCCCTGCTCCCGCGAACGGCTGGTGAGCAGCCTCGCCGATCTGCTGTGGGGCAGGCTCGCGGAGACGGGCGACCTCCAGGGCGGCCCGGGGTTCTGACCCGCGCGGTCGCCGGAGCGCGGCGGGGTTCAGTCCTTGCGCGCCCAGGGTGCGCGGCGCGCCGCGCGCAGCGCCCGGGTGCGCCGCAGCCCGGTCAGCCGGTCGGTGTAGACCGTGCCCGCCAGGTGGTCGCACTCGTGCTGGAGGCACCGGGCGAACCACCCGGTCCCGGCGATCCGGACCGGCTCGCCGGTCATCGTCAGGCCCTCGACGACCGCGTGGTCGAAGCGTTCCGTGCCCGCTTCCAGACCGGGAAGTGACAGACAGCCCTCCGGTCCGCGTACGGTGAGTCCGTCCGCCTCGACCAGTTCGGGATTGACCACGTGTCCCAGATGGCGGACATCGTCGTCGTCCGGGCAGTCGTAGACGAACACCTTGAGCGGGACGCCGATCTGATTGGCGGCGAGCCCGACACCCTGTGCGGCGTACATCGTGGCGAACATGTCCTCGACCAGCCCCGCCAGCGACGGGCCGAAGTTCGTGACGTCCTCGCAGGCGCTGTGGAGCAACGGGTCGCCGAGCAGACTCATCTCACGGACGAGTCCGGAACTGCCGGGGATCGGGCGGTTTCGCATGGCGGCAAGGTTACGTTCCGCCGGGGGCGGGGAGTTCCCGTGGTGCCGCGGTGCGGTCGCCACGCCGGACATCGATAGGCTGGGCGCGGACCGATGCAAGGAGGATCTAGGACGATGGCAGGCAACACGGAGCCGTTGTCGCCGCGGGCCAAACTGGCCGTGACGGCGGGCAAGGCCGCGGCGGCGGTGTCACGCGCCGCGGGGCGGGGCAGCGGATCGGTGATCGGCGGCCGGGTGGCGCTCAAACTCGACCCCGACCTGCTGGGGCGGCTGGCGCAGCACCTGGACGTGATCCTCGTGTCGGCGACGAACGGCAAGACGACCACCACACGGCTGATCGCCGAGGCGCTGCGGGCCGCTGGGCCCGTCGTGTCGAACGCGCTCGGCGCGAACATGCCCGCGGGCATCACCTCGGCGCTGGCCGGCGGCTCGGACGCGAAGTTCGGCGTGATCGAGGTCGACGAGAAGTATCTGGCGGGTGTCGCGCGCGACACCACGCCCAAGGCGATCGCCCTGCTCAACCTCTCGCGCGACCAGCTGGACCGCGCGGCGGAGACCCGGATGATGGCCGAGCAGTGGCGCGAGGGCCTCTCCGGCTCGAAGGCCGTGGTCATCGCGAACGCGGACGACCCGCTGGTCGTCTGGGCGGCCTCCTCCTCGCCCAACGTGGTGTGGGTGGCGGCCGGTCAGGCGTGGAAGGACGACGCCTGGTCCTGCCCGTCCTGCGGCGGTGTGATGCAGCGCCCGGGCGACGACTGGTTCTGCGGGCAGTGCGGCTTCCGCCGCCCCGCCCCGAGCTGGGCGCTGAACGGCGACTACGTCCTGGACCCGCACGGTTCGGCGTGGCCGATCCACCTTCAGCTGCCGGGCCGCGCGAACAAGGCGAACGCCACCAGTTCCGCCGCCGTCGCCGCCGTCTTCGGGGTGCCGCCGCAGGTCGCGCTGGAGCGGATGTACCAGGTGCAGGCGGTGGCCGGACGCTACGACGTCGTCACCTTCCAGAACCGTGAGCTGCGTCTGCTGCTGGCGAAGAACCCGGCCGGCTGGCTGGAGACGTTCTCGCTGATCGACCCGCCGCCGACGCCGGTGATCCTCTCGGTGAACGCGCGCGGCGCGGACGGCACGGACACCTCCTGGCTGTGGGACGTGGACTACACGCAGCTGGCGGGTCACCCGATCTTCGTGCTCGGCGACCGGAAGCTGGACCTCGCGGTCCGCCTCGAAGTGGCCGGTCTCGACTTCCGGGTCTGCGAGACGCTCGACGAGGCCGTGCAGCACGCGCCGCCCGGCCGCATCGAGGTCATCGCCAACTACACCGCCTTCCAGGATCTGCGCCGTCGTGTCGGCAACTGACCCCGGCCCCGGCCACCTCCGGAGAGGACGAAGCATGAGCAACAACGGTCTGCGTCTGGTCTGGGTCTACCCCGACCTGCTCAGCACCTACGGCGACCAGGGCAACGCCCTGGTCGTGGAGCGGCGCGCCCGCCAGCGCGGTCTGGACGTGCAGCGCGTCGACGTGCGCAGCGACCAGCCGGTGCCGACGTCCGGCGACATCTATCTGATCGGCGGCGGTGAGGACCGGCCGCAGCGCCTGGCGGCCGAGCGGCTGCGCCGCGACGGCGGGCTGAGCCGGGCCGCGTCCAACGGCGCGATCATCTTCTCGGTCTGCGCGGGCTACCAGATCCTCGGGCACGAGTTCGTCAACGACCTCGGTGAGCGCGAGGCCGGTCTCGGTCTGCTCGACGTGGTCTCCACCCGCGGCGAGGGCGCGCGGTGCGTCGGCGACGTACTGGCGGACATCGACCCGCACCTCGGGCTGCCGCCGCTGACCGGGTTCGAGAACCACCAGGGCGTCACCCATCTCGGCCCGACGGCCCGGCCGCTGGCCCGGGTGCAGTTCGGCCGCGGCAACGGCACCGGGGACGGCACGGAGGGCGCGTACAACGACACGGTCTTCGGGACGTACATGCACGGCCCCGTGCTGGCCCGCAACCCTCAGATCGCCGATCTGCTGCTGAAGCTGGCCCTCGACGTGAACGCGCTGCCGCCCACCGACGACCGCTGGTACGAGGCGCTGCGCGCCGAGCGGATCGCCTCGGCGACCCAGCCCGCCTGAGGCTCTTTCCGCTCGCCTGAGCGGGGTCCGTCTGAGGCGTTTTCCGCTCGGTTGAGCGGAGTCCAGCAGGCGGACGGCCGGTTCGGTCCCGCCACCCTGCGCCGGTAGGGTGGCGGGGATCCAACCGGACGACGTGGTCCGGTCGTCGACTTAACGTTGCAAAGGTTTCCGGGCCATGCGCATTGGCGTACTCACCTCCGGCGGCGACTGCCCCGGCCTCAACGCCGTCATCCGTTCCGTCGTGCACCGCGCGGTGGTGGACCACGGCGACGAGGTCATCGGCTTCCACGACGGCTGGAAGGGCCTGCTGGAGTGCGACTACCGCAAGCTCGACCTTGACGCGGTGGGCGGCATCCTGGCCCGCGGCGGCACGATCCTCGGTTCCTCCCGGGTCCAGCCCGCGCATCTGCGCGACGGCGTGGAGCGCGCCCGCGGCCATGTCGCGGACCTCGGCCTGGACGCCATCATCCCGATCGGCGGCGAGGGCACCCTCAAGGCCGCGAACCTCCTCTCCGAGGCCGGTCTCCCGATCGTCGGCGTCCCCAAGACCATCGACAACGACATAGCCTCCACCGACGTCACCTTCGGCTTCGACACCGCCGTCGGCGTCGCCACCGAGGCGCTGGACCGGCTGAAGACCACCGCCGAGTCGCACCAGCGGGTGCTGATCGTCGAGGTCATGGGCCGGCACACCGGCTGGATCGCCCTGCACTCCGGCATGGCCGCCGGAGCCCACGCCATCGTGGTGCCCGAGCGCCCGTTCGACATAGACGAGCTGACCGAGCTGGTCGGCAAGCGCTTCTCGGCGGGCAAGAAGTTCGCCATCGTGGTGGTCGCCGAGGGCGCGAAGCCACGCGCGGGCTCCATGCAGTTCGAGCAGGGCGTCAAGGACATCTACGGTCACGAGCGGTTCGCCGGGGTGGCCACGCAGCTCTCCGGGGAGCTGGAGCAGCGGCTCGGCAAGGAGGCCCGTCCGGTCATCCTCGGCCACGTCCAGCGCGGCGGCACGCCCACCGCGTACGACCGGGTCCTGGCGACCCGGTTCGGCTGGCACGCGGTGGAGGCGGCGCACCGGGGCGAGTTCGGGATGCTGACCGCGCTGCGCGGCACCGACATCGTGATGGTCCCGCTGGGCGAGGCCGTCGAGACGCTGAAGACGGTCCCCGCCGAGCGGTACGCCGAGGCGGAGTGCGTGCTGTAGCGACGTGCCGTCCAGAACTGCCCCCGGCCGCAACCGCGGCCGGGGGCAGTTCTACTCTGGACCGGACAACCGGCACGAAACGGGGACGTGTCCCCATCGGGAGCGAACAGATGGATCACAGCGGGCACGGCATGAACATGGACCTGCCGCCGTTCACGCTGGGGCGGGGGCTGGAGCTCTCCGTCGACCCGTTCTTCCTGACCGGCTGCGTCCTGGCGCTCGCCCTGTACGGGTACGGCGTGGTGCGGCTGCGTCGGCGCGGGGACGGCTGGCCGGTGAACCGGATCGTGTTCTTCACCGTGGGCGTGCTGAGCATCGCGCTGGTCATGTGCACCAAGCTCAACGACTACGGCATGGTCATGTTCAGCGTGCACATGGTGCAGCACATGGTGATCAGCATGCTGTCGCCGATCCTGCTGCTGCTGGGCGCCCCGGTGACGCTGGCGCTGCGGGCGCTGCCGCCCGCCGGGGGCGGGCGGACCGGGCCGCGCGAGCTGCTGCTGAAGCTGCTGCACAGCCGGTACATGAAGATCATCTCGCATCCGGTGTTCACGATCCCGCTGTTCATCGCGAGCCTCTACGCGCTGTACTTCACGCCGATCTTCGACTTCCTGATGAGCTCGAAGCCGGGCCACATCGGGATGATGGTGCACTTCCTCGCCGTCGGCCTGGTCTTCTTCTGGCCGATCATGGGCGTGGACCCTGGCCCGCACCGGCCCGGGTATCTGATGCGGATGCTGGAACTGTTCGCCGGGATGCCCTTCCACGCGTTCTTCGGGATCGCGCTGATGATGGCGTCGACGCCGATGGTGGAGACGTACCAGAACCCGCCGGCCTCGCTCGGCATCGACGCGCTGAGCGACCAGAACTGGGCGGGCGGCATCGCCTGGGCGTTCAGCGAGATCCCCTCCGTGCTGGTGCTGATCGCGCTGGTCTTCCAGTGGTACCGCTCCGAGCAGCGCACCGCGCGGCGCACGGACCGGGCGGCGGACCGCGACGGTGACAAGGAGCTGGCGGCGTACAACGCCTATCTCGCGTCTTTGCAGGCGCGCGGACAGTAGCGCGGAGGGCGCGTACGGGGTGACCATGGGGGCAACGGCCGCGCGGCCGACGAGGAGCGTGCGCGCATGTCCGGATCGACAAAGACCATGGGATACATGACCGGCGGTGCCCTGATCGCGGTGACCGCGTACACGGTGGCGCTGGGAAGCAGTGGCTGGCTCTGGTTCGGCTGGGTGGTGCTGGGGCTGTGCACCCTCGGCATGCTGGCCACCCAGGACACCTGACCGTCACGGCGGGTGACCGCCAGGACGCCCGACCGCCGTGGGCGGGTGACCGGGCCTGACGGGCCCGGAGGCGGGTACGAGTCGGGAGACCGGTTCGCCACGGTCGCATGCTGGTGCCGGGGGCCTACGCTGCAGGCCCCCGGCACCAGCATGATCCAGTACAGGCCTGAACCGCCCCGGCAGAGCGAGGTGCACCCGCAAGGTGTTCTATTACATCCTGAAATATGTCGTGCTGGGGCCCGTACTGCGGCTGCTGTTCCGGCCCCGGACCGAGGGCCTGGAGAACATTCCTACGGACGGCGCGGCGATCGTCGCGGGCAACCACCTCTCCTTCTCCGACCATTTTCTGATGCCGGCCATCATCA is a window from the Streptomyces sp. MMBL 11-1 genome containing:
- a CDS encoding acyl-CoA thioesterase produces the protein MTNPAERLVDLLDLERIEVNIFRGRSPEESLQRVFGGQVAGQALVAAGRTTDGERPVHSLHAYFLRPGRPGVPIVYQVERVRDGRSFTTRRVTAVQEGRTIFNLTASFHRPEEAGFEHQLPPARIVPDPEELPTVAEEVREHLGVLPEALERMARRQPFDIRYVDRLRWTKDEIKDADPRSAVWMRAVGPLGDDPLVHTCALTYASDMTLLDAVRIPVEPLWGPRGFDMASLDHAMWFHRPFRADEWFLYDQESPIATGGRGLARGRIYDRSGQLLVSVVQEGLFRRLTSD
- a CDS encoding DUF6011 domain-containing protein, with translation MEIPDALPEPLPGAAGAAAPGPADEGEQHRGRRLVRCRLCGRPLTGTDSRRAGLGPSCDAKLHPAPPDIRTRRHEVDQDPLPGT
- a CDS encoding DUF389 domain-containing protein; the protein is MDMIHIRAVSPPDLTDEVVGLLSGDPCVLNLIVQRDVARRPDGDSIACDVLTGAANDVLHRLRAVRLDQRGSLVIEPVDMAFSGAATEGGQRELGPLSRAPVWEQVEARIRSGGRYPPSFFLYLVVAGLIGSVGIVTNSQILIVAAMVVGPEYGAIVSVALGIDRGHRAMVRSGLAAMGAGFLLTIVTTFLFALLVRGFGMQSEAFDRGLRPVSHLINTPNFFSVAVATLAGIVGIVSLTEARSSALLGVFISVTTIPAAADIAVSTAFTSWSDVRGSAIQLVVNILVLIVVGTATLKAQRAIWQRVGLRRDRGRRLAEEA
- a CDS encoding chloride channel protein; the encoded protein is MPATSPGTPVAAPEDPYAPVRTRGYAGLLLMAAVLGVPVSAVAFGFLALVSELQSLTYTELPRAMGFEETPSWWPVPLLGVAGLLVGLTIRRLPGGGGHRPADGLVSTGAPAAADLPGIVLAALLSLGAGAVLGPEAPLIALGGGLAVWAAGRVKGDLTPRARSLVGASGSFAAVSALLGSPLLGAFLLMEVSGLAGPMLGVVLVPGLLAAGIGALMFTGLGSWTGLGTYSLTLGEVPSPAPPDIAGFGWALVLGVVAAFAGAGIRRLSLALRDRVERRTVVATAVMGLVIGGLALAYAETSGKDGSEVLYSGEHELGHLLSGSAGYSVGALVLLIVCKSFAYCASLSCFRGGPVFPAMFVGAVGGIALSHLPGLDLTAGFAMGVGAMCVAMLRLPMTSVLLATLLLGKEGLTVMPLVIVSVVVAYVVTLRLTPAPVAGPRPETG
- a CDS encoding GNAT family N-acetyltransferase; its protein translation is MTEIVHVSAPELVTYADDLAGLLAETVDEGSSVGFLAPLDRETAAAWWRERAGDVETGRIGIWIAREGGRVSGTIALVRAPLPNARHRAEVAKLMVRPSARGQGLGGALLSAVEAYAATEGITLLILDTESGSLAEQVYCRAGWTKVGSVPGYAADPAGSLKPTTFYYKELAAP
- a CDS encoding glutathione peroxidase gives rise to the protein MTLHDIPLRTLAGEPTTLGAYSGRAVLLVNVASKCGLTPQYEGLERLQQNYGDRGLTVLGVPCNQFAGQEPGSAEEIQTFCSTTYGVTFPLLEKIDVNGADRHPLYVELTKLADADGEAGDVQWNFEKFLISPAGEPVARLRPRSEPEATEVVAAIEAQLPG
- a CDS encoding acyl-CoA dehydrogenase family protein, with amino-acid sequence MAEFTLDLNDDQKQVREWLHGFAADVIRPAASEWDEREETPWPVIQEAAKVGIYSLDFYAQQFFDPTGLGIPMAMEELFWGDAGIALSIVGTGLAAVGVLANGTEEQIGTWIPQMYGDADDVKVAAFCSSEPDAGSDVASMRTRAVYDEAKDEWVLNGTKTWATNGGIANVHVVVAVVDPDIGSKGHASFIVPPNTPGLSQGQKFKKHGIRASHTAEVVLEDVRVPGHCLLGGKEKLDERLARARERARAGGERVKNAAMATFEASRPAVGAMAVGTARAAYEVALDYARTRSQFGRPIIDNQGIAFQLADMRTRIDAARLLVWRASWMAATGKPFTSAEGSMSKLYASETARDVTAQAIQILGGNGFTREYPVERMHRDAAIYTIFEGTSEIQRLVIARTLSGMPIR